A region from the Aliarcobacter thereius LMG 24486 genome encodes:
- a CDS encoding 50S ribosomal protein L25/general stress protein Ctc codes for MLEGIVRDSITKPAVKALRKEGYLIANIYGKGVENISAAFKRNEYIKYLKNKKTLSFDVKVDGKVLNVVVKEYQKCPITSDLIHVDLMVAQKGVRSSYFIPVVVTGIAKGLKNKGLLMIHTRRIPVKCAIENMPNNITLDVTNLDTGDNILLRDLTLPENVDCYLDPRVPIVGVIKAK; via the coding sequence ATGTTAGAGGGTATCGTAAGAGATAGTATAACTAAACCAGCTGTAAAAGCTTTAAGAAAAGAAGGATATTTAATTGCAAATATCTATGGAAAAGGTGTTGAAAATATCAGTGCTGCATTCAAAAGAAATGAGTATATTAAATATTTAAAAAATAAAAAAACTCTATCATTTGATGTAAAAGTAGATGGAAAAGTTTTAAATGTTGTTGTAAAAGAGTACCAAAAATGTCCAATTACTTCAGATCTAATACATGTTGATTTAATGGTTGCACAAAAAGGTGTAAGAAGCTCTTATTTTATTCCAGTTGTTGTAACAGGAATAGCAAAAGGTTTAAAAAATAAAGGTCTTCTAATGATTCATACTAGAAGAATTCCAGTAAAATGTGCAATTGAAAATATGCCAAATAATATTACATTAGATGTTACAAACTTAGATACAGGTGATAATATCTTATTAAGAGATTTAACACTTCCTGAAAATGTTGATTGTTATTTAGATCCAAGAGTACCAATTGTTGGTGTAATTAAAGCTAAATAA
- a CDS encoding NUDIX domain-containing protein has protein sequence MGLHKKAYGIILYKVEKKDIKILLCLGVSSDDKWGCLKGSKNKDESAFICAKREFFEESSIRVDIALFEEYFEQINPDKDIGIWLVNASNIENIDRFFEKDSLLKEYLSWENTKVKYFSLKKLPKIKDMQKELIKNVKDFLESKSLFH, from the coding sequence ATGGGATTGCATAAAAAAGCTTATGGAATTATTTTATATAAAGTTGAGAAGAAAGATATTAAAATTCTTCTTTGTTTAGGAGTTTCAAGTGATGATAAATGGGGCTGTTTAAAAGGTAGTAAAAATAAAGATGAGAGTGCATTTATATGTGCAAAAAGAGAGTTTTTTGAAGAGAGTTCTATAAGAGTTGATATCGCACTTTTTGAAGAGTATTTTGAACAAATTAATCCAGATAAAGATATAGGTATTTGGCTTGTAAATGCTTCAAATATAGAGAATATTGATAGGTTTTTTGAAAAAGATAGTTTACTTAAAGAGTATTTGTCTTGGGAAAATACAAAAGTAAAATACTTTTCCTTAAAAAAACTTCCAAAAATAAAAGATATGCAAAAAGAGTTAATTAAAAATGTTAAGGATTTTTTAGAAAGTAAGAGTCTATTCCATTAG
- the folD gene encoding bifunctional methylenetetrahydrofolate dehydrogenase/methenyltetrahydrofolate cyclohydrolase FolD, whose product MILLDGKALSAKIKEEVKVEVSQIVKDKEITPGLAVILVGNDAASATYVASKAKACKDAGIYSVVHEMPDTITQDELLQTINLMNNNSKLDGILVQLPLPKHIDTTTILEAINPLKDVDGFHPYNVGRMVSNLDSFLSATPFGVMRMFEEHNIELSGKNVVVIGSSDIVGKPMASLLINKKATVTVCNSRTKDLKSHTLRADIVIIAVGVPYLLKEDMVKDGAIVIDVGINRLENGKLVGDADFENLKNKCSHLTPVPGGVGPMTIAMLLKNTIKAAKFREKREAK is encoded by the coding sequence ATGATACTACTAGATGGAAAAGCACTATCAGCTAAAATTAAAGAGGAAGTAAAAGTTGAAGTATCTCAAATTGTTAAAGACAAAGAGATAACTCCTGGACTTGCAGTTATTCTTGTAGGAAATGATGCAGCAAGTGCAACTTATGTAGCAAGTAAGGCAAAAGCTTGTAAAGATGCTGGAATATATTCAGTTGTTCACGAAATGCCAGATACAATTACACAAGATGAACTACTACAAACTATAAATCTTATGAACAACAATTCAAAACTTGATGGTATTTTAGTTCAACTTCCATTACCAAAACATATAGATACAACTACTATTTTAGAAGCTATTAATCCACTTAAAGATGTAGATGGTTTCCATCCATACAATGTAGGAAGAATGGTTTCAAATCTTGATTCATTTTTAAGTGCAACTCCATTTGGTGTTATGAGAATGTTTGAAGAACATAATATTGAACTAAGTGGAAAAAATGTTGTTGTTATTGGAAGTAGTGATATTGTAGGAAAACCTATGGCTTCACTTTTAATTAATAAAAAAGCAACTGTAACTGTATGTAATAGTAGAACAAAAGATTTAAAATCTCATACTTTAAGAGCTGATATAGTAATTATTGCTGTTGGAGTTCCTTATTTACTAAAAGAAGATATGGTAAAAGACGGTGCTATTGTTATTGATGTTGGTATAAATAGATTAGAAAATGGCAAACTTGTAGGTGATGCTGATTTTGAAAACCTTAAAAATAAATGTTCACATTTAACTCCTGTTCCAGGTGGTGTTGGTCCTATGACTATTGCTATGCTTTTAAAAAATACAATCAAAGCAGCAAAATTTAGAGAGAAAAGAGAAGCAAAATAG
- a CDS encoding LptF/LptG family permease, translating into MSTLTKYIFFKYLKNFIIVLLSLEIFFTGIDFLQNFKSLPSSANLQLLYIFYNTIFTLTLTLPLSLVFALIITLITFVRNNEFVAFHSLGASKKMIILPVVYTALFFILSLIILQSTSLAYSYEQKRKIVNNEYFTNTKSDIFLKYDDYFVYFKKLLPLEKKAEDIHIYKIQNDDIVETIIAKEAYFQNNSWYALDAKVVKKPIKIDENSKLEVDYQESVSTLEGFLPKILNNVYEAKSEYSLADAISAYTLLEKQGINTRKVRAIIYNIAFVPFFIIPILFLIFIYTSLNSRFFHLGSFVASGVFGTLVIWGNFFLLYKITSSGVLMPEISLLIPLVLWVLIAYYIYRSKSLK; encoded by the coding sequence ATGAGTACTTTAACAAAATATATTTTTTTTAAATATCTGAAAAATTTCATAATAGTTTTACTCTCTTTAGAGATATTTTTTACAGGAATTGATTTTTTACAGAATTTCAAATCTTTACCATCATCAGCAAATTTACAGCTTTTATATATTTTTTATAATACTATTTTTACTTTGACTTTAACTCTTCCTTTATCACTTGTTTTTGCATTAATAATAACTTTAATAACATTTGTAAGAAACAATGAATTTGTAGCCTTTCACTCATTAGGTGCTTCAAAAAAGATGATAATATTGCCAGTAGTTTATACAGCACTATTTTTTATATTATCTTTAATTATTTTACAATCAACTTCATTGGCTTACTCATATGAACAAAAAAGAAAAATTGTAAATAATGAATACTTTACAAATACAAAAAGTGATATCTTTTTGAAATATGATGACTATTTTGTTTATTTCAAAAAACTTCTTCCTTTGGAAAAGAAAGCCGAAGATATACATATTTATAAGATTCAAAATGATGATATAGTTGAAACTATAATAGCAAAAGAGGCTTATTTCCAAAATAATAGTTGGTATGCTTTAGATGCAAAAGTAGTAAAGAAACCAATAAAAATTGATGAAAATTCAAAATTAGAAGTAGATTATCAAGAATCTGTGAGTACATTAGAAGGATTTCTACCAAAGATTCTAAATAATGTATATGAAGCAAAAAGTGAGTACTCTTTAGCAGATGCTATTAGTGCATATACTTTACTAGAAAAACAAGGAATAAATACAAGAAAAGTAAGAGCAATAATTTATAATATAGCTTTTGTTCCTTTCTTTATAATTCCAATACTATTTTTAATATTTATATATACTTCATTAAATAGTAGATTTTTTCATTTAGGAAGTTTTGTAGCAAGTGGTGTTTTTGGAACTTTAGTAATATGGGGAAATTTCTTTTTATTATATAAAATTACAAGTTCAGGAGTTTTAATGCCTGAAATTTCTCTATTGATACCACTTGTTCTTTGGGTATTAATTGCATATTATATTTATAGAAGTAAAAGTTTAAAATAA
- the lepB gene encoding signal peptidase I, which produces MFKFLEKIYNWATTWTGTIIIVLGIIFFGAQAFIIPSGSMKNTLLIGDFLFVKKFSYGIPTPTIPWLEVKVLPDFKGNGHLIEGQRPKRGDIVVFRYPHNPDIHYVKRAVATSGDTIFLQDKNLFLHPKEGNAFVIKNYKEHEIIEIDNKLYVKNPYQKDYPGINYDDSVTRENMYQELFDKAKTIIPEDETFMMGDNRDHSNDSRFWGSVHYKYIVGKPWFVYFSWDSDYKIRWDRVFKTVDTLQKEAANEIESEHLKGIY; this is translated from the coding sequence ATGTTTAAATTTTTAGAAAAGATTTATAACTGGGCAACGACTTGGACTGGAACTATAATTATAGTTTTAGGAATAATATTTTTTGGTGCTCAAGCTTTTATTATTCCAAGTGGAAGTATGAAAAATACTCTTTTAATAGGTGATTTTCTTTTTGTTAAAAAATTCTCTTATGGAATTCCAACTCCTACAATTCCTTGGCTAGAAGTAAAAGTTTTACCAGATTTTAAAGGAAATGGTCATTTAATAGAAGGTCAAAGACCCAAAAGAGGAGATATTGTAGTATTTAGATATCCTCATAATCCTGATATTCACTATGTAAAAAGAGCCGTAGCAACAAGTGGTGATACAATATTTTTACAAGACAAAAATCTATTTTTACACCCTAAAGAAGGAAATGCTTTTGTAATAAAAAATTATAAAGAGCATGAAATTATTGAAATAGATAATAAACTTTATGTAAAAAATCCTTATCAAAAAGATTATCCAGGTATCAATTATGATGATAGTGTAACAAGAGAAAATATGTATCAAGAACTTTTTGATAAAGCAAAAACTATAATTCCTGAAGATGAAACATTTATGATGGGAGATAATAGAGATCACTCAAATGATTCAAGATTTTGGGGAAGTGTTCACTATAAATATATTGTAGGAAAACCTTGGTTTGTGTATTTCTCTTGGGATAGTGATTATAAAATAAGATGGGATAGAGTATTTAAAACTGTCGATACTTTACAAAAAGAAGCAGCTAATGAAATAGAGTCTGAACACCTAAAAGGAATATATTAA
- a CDS encoding N-acetylmuramoyl-L-alanine amidase family protein, which produces MRKDDPQKIEDLKKIIELGKKLNKNVKSDEKKLQALQRKVQRERTFHNNINNIPDKKPVLNKKINTSNQKVTDKNDIIFSIKNVFTEDDKIIIEFNKNISQKDINFFKLNQKNYYREIYDIGGYFKDALATKLSVNSDSKITIAQFKPTILRIVITNSSEPKTTYSLISSKKLIIKVPSNNIIKKKDEINKNIQKSQKESSLVGTHIDTKNNIREIFTKDNAVFIHFNKNFTKKDLKYLSYKKDSTFEDVFELKGSYKYANPIKLSIENSDKIVTTQEKGFVRLKFQNKEKSKIVYSFINSKTLKISHLNDTKVVEKKDIIETIPKTTPVTQKITQNKDNNKKIIVIDAGHGGDDVGAVGPNKRYEKVINLAVSKYLEKILKQRGYKVYLTRTNDKFIKVMDRTILANQKQANLFLSIHTNSIVKSKASKTNGIETFFLSPARSQRAKDVAALENKSDIREMNNASKDVFLESLNRPRITASHKFAIDVQAGLLQAARTKYKDVNDSGVREGPFWVLVGAQMPSILVELGYVSHPEESRRLYESSYQEALANGIANGIDSYFLKNP; this is translated from the coding sequence TTGAGAAAAGATGATCCTCAAAAAATTGAAGATTTAAAAAAGATAATAGAACTTGGTAAGAAGCTAAATAAAAATGTAAAGTCTGATGAAAAAAAGCTTCAAGCTTTACAAAGAAAAGTTCAAAGAGAAAGAACTTTTCATAATAATATAAATAATATTCCAGATAAAAAACCTGTATTAAATAAGAAAATAAATACAAGTAATCAAAAAGTTACAGATAAAAATGACATTATATTCTCTATTAAAAATGTATTTACAGAAGATGATAAAATAATTATAGAATTTAATAAAAATATTTCACAAAAAGATATAAACTTCTTTAAACTCAATCAGAAAAACTATTATAGAGAAATTTATGATATAGGTGGATATTTTAAAGATGCTCTTGCTACAAAACTATCAGTAAATAGTGATAGTAAAATAACTATTGCACAATTTAAACCTACTATTTTAAGAATTGTAATTACAAATAGTAGTGAACCTAAAACAACTTACTCTTTAATTTCTAGTAAAAAGCTAATTATAAAAGTTCCATCAAATAATATAATAAAGAAAAAAGATGAAATTAATAAAAATATACAAAAGAGTCAAAAAGAGAGTTCATTAGTAGGAACACATATTGATACAAAAAATAATATTAGAGAAATTTTTACAAAAGACAATGCAGTATTTATTCACTTCAATAAAAACTTTACAAAAAAAGATTTAAAATATCTATCTTATAAAAAAGATTCTACTTTTGAAGATGTTTTTGAATTAAAAGGTAGCTATAAATATGCTAATCCTATAAAATTATCTATAGAAAATAGTGATAAAATTGTAACAACTCAAGAAAAAGGTTTTGTAAGATTAAAATTTCAAAATAAAGAGAAATCAAAAATAGTTTACTCATTTATAAATAGTAAAACACTAAAAATTTCTCATTTAAATGATACAAAAGTAGTTGAAAAAAAAGATATTATAGAAACAATACCAAAAACTACTCCTGTAACACAAAAAATAACACAAAATAAAGACAATAATAAAAAGATTATTGTAATAGATGCAGGACATGGTGGAGATGATGTTGGGGCTGTTGGTCCAAATAAAAGATATGAAAAAGTAATAAATCTTGCTGTTTCAAAATATTTAGAAAAAATATTAAAACAAAGAGGATACAAAGTGTATCTTACTCGTACAAATGATAAATTTATAAAAGTTATGGATAGAACAATATTAGCAAACCAAAAACAAGCTAATCTATTTTTATCTATTCATACAAATTCTATTGTAAAATCAAAAGCATCTAAAACAAATGGAATTGAAACATTCTTCTTAAGTCCTGCTAGAAGTCAAAGAGCAAAAGATGTTGCTGCTCTTGAAAATAAAAGTGATATAAGAGAGATGAACAATGCTTCAAAAGATGTATTTTTGGAAAGTTTAAATCGTCCTAGAATTACAGCTTCTCATAAATTTGCGATAGATGTTCAAGCTGGTCTTTTACAAGCTGCTAGAACAAAATATAAAGATGTAAATGACTCAGGAGTAAGGGAAGGACCATTTTGGGTACTTGTAGGAGCACAAATGCCTTCTATTCTTGTAGAATTAGGTTATGTTTCACATCCTGAAGAGAGTAGAAGACTTTATGAAAGTTCTTATCAAGAAGCTTTAGCAAATGGAATTGCTAATGGAATAGACTCTTACTTTCTAAAAAATCCTTAA
- the rpiB gene encoding ribose 5-phosphate isomerase B produces MKYFIASDHAGTILKELIKDILNKENIEIIDMGPNSKDRVDYPDFAKLVCEEVQKDKSHFGILVCGSGIGMSMAANKFDKIRAALCHNIYSAKMAREHNDANVLCLGERVSGEGMIEEIIKAWLNSSFEGGRHKERVEKINNLFSCRV; encoded by the coding sequence ATGAAATATTTTATAGCAAGTGACCATGCAGGAACTATTTTAAAAGAGTTGATAAAAGATATTTTAAATAAAGAGAATATAGAGATTATAGATATGGGTCCTAATAGCAAAGATAGAGTAGATTATCCTGATTTTGCGAAATTAGTTTGTGAAGAAGTTCAAAAAGACAAGAGCCATTTTGGAATTTTAGTTTGTGGAAGTGGAATTGGAATGAGTATGGCTGCAAATAAATTTGATAAAATAAGAGCTGCTTTATGCCACAATATTTATAGTGCAAAAATGGCAAGAGAGCATAATGATGCAAATGTACTTTGCTTAGGTGAAAGAGTAAGTGGAGAAGGAATGATTGAAGAGATCATTAAAGCTTGGCTTAATTCATCTTTTGAAGGTGGAAGACATAAAGAAAGAGTTGAAAAAATAAATAATCTTTTTTCATGTAGAGTTTAA
- the pth gene encoding aminoacyl-tRNA hydrolase has product MHLLVGLGNIGDKYQKTRHNIGFLVIDFITKNLNTSNINNPNFQSELLKSGYNLFSKPKTYMNNSGTAVRAIMDYYKIDLENVIIIHDDLDLPFGTVKYKIGGGHGGHNGLKSLDSNITKEYIRVRIGIGKPEDKEQVANYVLSDFSKSEFEVLYSKIIPHVASSIDALKELNIDEVKSKFSLKI; this is encoded by the coding sequence ATGCATTTACTTGTTGGTCTTGGAAATATTGGTGATAAATATCAAAAAACAAGACACAATATTGGATTTTTAGTTATAGATTTTATAACTAAAAATCTGAATACTTCAAATATAAACAATCCAAATTTTCAATCTGAACTATTAAAATCAGGATATAATCTATTTTCTAAGCCAAAAACATATATGAATAATTCAGGAACAGCTGTAAGAGCTATTATGGATTATTATAAAATTGATTTAGAAAATGTCATTATTATTCATGATGATTTAGATCTACCTTTTGGAACAGTAAAGTATAAAATAGGTGGTGGACATGGTGGACACAACGGACTTAAATCTTTAGATAGTAATATTACAAAAGAGTATATAAGAGTTAGAATTGGAATTGGTAAACCAGAAGATAAAGAACAAGTTGCAAACTATGTTTTAAGTGATTTCTCAAAAAGCGAGTTTGAAGTTTTATATAGTAAAATAATTCCTCATGTTGCTTCTTCAATTGATGCTTTAAAAGAGTTAAATATAGATGAAGTGAAATCAAAATTTAGTTTAAAGATATAA
- a CDS encoding nitronate monooxygenase codes for MKIGKYEIKHPIIQGGMGVGISWDQLAGHVSLEGGLGVISAVGTGYYKKLSPKVNIVMRKDKPKEVLNFYNKDALKEIFDNARKICGKLPIACNILYAINDYGRVVKDACEAGANIIITGAGIPTNMPEFTKNFPDVALVPIVSSARALKLICKKWKRYNKIPDAVIVEGPLSGGHQGFKYDDCFKDEFQLESIVPPVIEEAKNWGDIPVIAAGGVWNKDDIDKFLNMGCSGVQMGTRFIGTFECDADEKFKNVLINAKEEDIVLMSSPVGLPARGVKTNLQFSIENKTAPKVQCISNCVSPCNRGTEARIVGYCIADRLGAAYQGDVDTGLFFSGSNGYKIDKLISVKELMEKLTKGE; via the coding sequence TTGAAAATAGGAAAATATGAGATAAAACACCCCATCATTCAAGGTGGTATGGGTGTTGGAATTAGTTGGGATCAATTAGCTGGACATGTTAGTTTAGAAGGCGGTTTAGGAGTTATTTCAGCTGTTGGAACTGGTTATTATAAAAAACTAAGTCCAAAAGTTAATATTGTAATGAGAAAAGATAAACCAAAAGAGGTTTTAAATTTTTATAACAAAGATGCTCTAAAAGAGATTTTTGATAATGCTAGAAAAATTTGTGGTAAATTACCTATTGCTTGTAATATATTATATGCAATTAATGATTATGGAAGAGTAGTTAAAGATGCTTGTGAAGCTGGTGCTAATATAATTATTACAGGTGCTGGAATTCCTACAAATATGCCAGAATTCACAAAAAACTTTCCAGATGTAGCCCTTGTTCCTATTGTTTCAAGTGCTAGAGCTTTAAAACTTATTTGTAAAAAATGGAAAAGATATAATAAAATTCCAGATGCAGTAATTGTAGAAGGTCCTTTAAGTGGTGGTCATCAAGGTTTTAAATATGATGATTGTTTCAAAGATGAATTTCAACTTGAGAGCATAGTTCCTCCTGTTATTGAAGAAGCAAAAAACTGGGGAGATATTCCAGTAATCGCAGCTGGTGGAGTTTGGAATAAAGATGATATTGATAAGTTTTTGAATATGGGCTGTTCTGGTGTTCAAATGGGAACAAGATTTATTGGGACATTTGAGTGTGATGCTGATGAAAAATTTAAAAATGTTTTAATCAATGCAAAAGAAGAAGATATAGTTTTAATGAGTTCTCCTGTTGGTCTTCCTGCAAGGGGAGTTAAAACAAACTTACAGTTTTCTATTGAAAATAAAACAGCTCCAAAAGTACAATGTATATCAAACTGTGTTTCTCCTTGTAATAGAGGTACAGAAGCTAGAATCGTAGGTTATTGTATTGCAGATAGATTAGGTGCAGCTTATCAAGGAGATGTTGATACTGGATTATTTTTCTCTGGTTCAAATGGATATAAAATTGATAAGTTAATATCTGTAAAAGAGTTAATGGAAAAATTAACAAAAGGAGAATAG
- a CDS encoding HD domain-containing protein has product MLNPKIIDYIFSSASIQRWNDYPRMVELVELDKQAHKFVIAYFIAKLEDDIDFTKLIEAGIFEFLRRVVVTDIRPDVFRKALQKKSKEINSWVIEKLRSSLEDIDGGNFLQKFEEYLNDSSMYKKERFILKAASYLSTRWEFSIVYQTSQFLNDIDEVKKLVDAELEDYYELIGVRKIALNKKLAKIVDLSGRLRFQKRWAQTPRIPETSVLGHMLTVAFFSYFYSLEVKACDKRLQNNFFTALFHDLPEALTRDIISPVKYSVDELSDIIAEYEVAKIEDDILPNIPETIKEEFSYILGISDGKKEEFANKVIINEQITEVEDISKYNLDKYEAIDGKALKQCDKLSAFVEASLSISHGIKSKELISGKKEILKGLKEINGIDFKKLAFEIDKDFGSNGQVQTTLDFD; this is encoded by the coding sequence GTGTTAAACCCAAAGATTATTGATTATATATTTTCAAGTGCATCTATTCAAAGATGGAATGATTACCCAAGAATGGTTGAACTTGTAGAACTTGATAAACAAGCTCATAAATTTGTAATTGCATATTTTATAGCAAAATTAGAAGATGATATTGATTTTACAAAACTTATAGAAGCTGGTATTTTTGAATTTTTAAGAAGAGTTGTTGTAACAGACATTAGACCCGATGTTTTTAGAAAAGCTTTACAAAAAAAATCAAAAGAGATAAATTCTTGGGTTATTGAGAAATTAAGAAGCTCATTAGAGGATATTGATGGTGGAAACTTTTTACAAAAATTTGAAGAGTATTTAAATGATTCATCAATGTATAAAAAAGAGAGATTTATTTTAAAAGCAGCTTCTTATTTATCAACTAGATGGGAATTTTCTATTGTTTATCAAACTAGCCAATTTTTAAATGATATTGATGAAGTAAAAAAACTAGTTGATGCTGAGCTTGAAGACTATTATGAATTAATTGGAGTAAGAAAAATTGCTCTAAATAAAAAACTAGCTAAAATAGTTGATTTAAGTGGGAGATTAAGATTCCAAAAAAGATGGGCTCAAACACCAAGAATTCCTGAAACTTCAGTTTTAGGACATATGCTAACTGTCGCATTTTTCTCATATTTTTACTCTTTAGAAGTAAAAGCTTGTGATAAAAGGCTACAAAATAACTTTTTTACTGCTTTATTTCATGATTTACCAGAAGCTTTAACAAGGGATATCATAAGTCCTGTTAAGTATAGTGTAGATGAGCTTTCAGATATTATTGCTGAGTATGAAGTTGCAAAAATTGAAGATGATATTTTGCCAAATATTCCTGAAACTATCAAAGAAGAGTTTTCATATATTTTAGGAATTAGTGATGGTAAAAAAGAGGAATTTGCAAATAAAGTAATAATTAATGAGCAAATTACTGAAGTAGAAGATATTAGCAAATATAATTTAGATAAATATGAAGCAATAGATGGAAAAGCACTAAAACAGTGTGATAAACTATCTGCTTTTGTTGAAGCTTCTTTGTCAATATCTCATGGAATAAAATCAAAAGAGCTTATAAGTGGTAAAAAAGAGATTTTAAAAGGATTAAAAGAGATAAATGGTATTGATTTTAAAAAACTAGCATTTGAAATTGATAAAGATTTTGGAAGTAATGGTCAAGTACAAACTACTTTGGATTTTGACTAA